One Nocardia huaxiensis genomic window, ACCGACGACATATTCAGCACTGTGATTGCCGTCGTCGTGGGCGTCTTTGTCACGCTCGGACCGCTAGCCTTTCTACTCAGTACGAACTGAGCAGGGAGCAGGACGTGGGGAACAGTGTGCACGGGGGAAACGAGAACGGGGCGGGGCGAAGGGAAGTCCGCGTCGGGCTTTCGACGGCATCGGTGTATCCGGAGAACACCGAGGCGGCATTCCGGTATGCCGCCGAATTGGGTTACGACGGCGTCGAGTTGATGGTGTGGGCCGAACCGGCCAGCCAATCGATCTCGACCGTGCAGGCGTTCAGCCGCAAATACTCGGTGCCGGTGCTGGCGGTGCACGCACCGTGTCTGCTGATCTCGCAACGCGTGTGGGGCGCGGATCCGAGCGCGAAACTCACTCGCAGCGTGCACACCGCCGAGGCGCTCGGCGCGGCCACCGTGGTGGTGCATCCGCCGTTCCGCTGGCAGCGCCGCTATGCCGACAATTTCGTGCGCCTGGTCGCGGAACTCGAAGACGCGAGCCCGGTTTCGGTTGCCGTGGAGAACATGTTCCCCATGCGCGCCGACTCGTTCTTCCGCGGTGACGGCTCCATCAAACGCCTGGAGCGCCGGGGTGGACCGGGCCCCTCCATCACCACCTTCAGCCCCTCCTACGATCCGACGGACACGGGCTTCCGCCACTACACCCTCGACACCTCGCACACCGCCACCGCCGGCATGGACCCGCTGGATCTGGCCTCCCGCATGGGTTCCGGCCTCACCCACCTCCATCTGGCCGACGGCCGCGGCGCCGCCACCGACGAACACCTCATCCCGGGCGAGGGCACCCAGCCCATCGCCGACCTCTGCGACATGCTGGTGCACAACGGCTTCGACGGTCAGGCGGTCATCGAGGTCAACACGCAGATGGCCCGCACCACCGCCGCCCGCGCCGCCATGCTGCACCGCGCCCTCACCTTCGCCCGCAAACACCTCAACGGCGCCGCCCCCGTTCACCCTTTGGAGCCGACCGGCGCGCACCGAGGCTGACCCCTCGTCATCCCGAGGGCGCTGTCCCGGCGCCCTGTGATTGATCCCACGACTCGGTTCTCCGCTCCGGCCACCGCTTGTACGCTGTACAAACCGACCGATCGGAGAGGACCAGCGGATGACAACGGAGTTGACCGTCGACGTCGAGACCAGCGCCGCGCGACTCGCGGACGATGCCCCGTTCAGCCGCGTCTGCGCCGTCACCGCACTCCCGTCGGACGATCCGGCCGTCGGCCGCTTCCTGGGCGATATCGACCCCATCTGGACCATCGGCCCGAAGGTGCACGGCGGCACCATGGTCGCCGGTTCCGCCGCGGCCGCCACCGAATGGCTGCGCCGCACCGCCCCCGGGCAGTCGGCCATGTTCCCGATCGCCGCGAGCACCGATTTCCTCGGCGCCCCCGATCCGGGCGAGGTCGAGTACGAGGTCCGCACCCGCAAACTCGGCCGCCAGATCTGCCTGGTGGATGCCAACCTCATCCAGAACGGTCGCACCCTCGTGCACACCGCTTTCACGTTCAGCCACCTGGACGACACCGAACCGGCCTGGTCCGCCGACCACGCCGCAGA contains:
- a CDS encoding sugar phosphate isomerase/epimerase family protein; its protein translation is MGNSVHGGNENGAGRREVRVGLSTASVYPENTEAAFRYAAELGYDGVELMVWAEPASQSISTVQAFSRKYSVPVLAVHAPCLLISQRVWGADPSAKLTRSVHTAEALGAATVVVHPPFRWQRRYADNFVRLVAELEDASPVSVAVENMFPMRADSFFRGDGSIKRLERRGGPGPSITTFSPSYDPTDTGFRHYTLDTSHTATAGMDPLDLASRMGSGLTHLHLADGRGAATDEHLIPGEGTQPIADLCDMLVHNGFDGQAVIEVNTQMARTTAARAAMLHRALTFARKHLNGAAPVHPLEPTGAHRG
- a CDS encoding thioesterase family protein, with translation MTTELTVDVETSAARLADDAPFSRVCAVTALPSDDPAVGRFLGDIDPIWTIGPKVHGGTMVAGSAAAATEWLRRTAPGQSAMFPIAASTDFLGAPDPGEVEYEVRTRKLGRQICLVDANLIQNGRTLVHTAFTFSHLDDTEPAWSADHAADMPAEPDPRALHYDSSNPMGEMVHVAQGSSVAIDGKWARFIRGKQGDPQLRLWIRPRPADEQNPDVAAYFAMMAADMSPPVPFNLGRFGWSPTVQLTTYLRRRPAPGWLRVIATSREVGGRMFDEDQLVIDSTGAIVAQSRQLALIPQSQ